The Chanos chanos chromosome 9, fChaCha1.1, whole genome shotgun sequence genome includes the window gcttttctcttcagAGCTGGTGATTCCAGACAACGCCAACGTCTTTTACGCCATGAGCACCTCGGCCAACTTTGACTTTCTGCTGCGTTTGCGCGGTTCCGCGGGGCGACCGGTGCAGCTACGTAGTCGCTGCAGCTCCACGCTCCCTCGGACCCCCCACCGCACCAGCCTGTCCCTCAGACTCAGCAAAGTCACCCTGTGACAccctcctaccccccccccccagccccctccAAAACGAGGGGTGGGAGAGGCTAAAAAGAGGCTACGGAGGACGATGGCGTTGAAAGGGGAAAGGCTTTGTGCCAGGACCAGATTAACTCTGCCTGAGGCAGCTCAGAGCAGAATGAAGTAGCAAAAAATGTGGGCAGGGTTTACAGACAATGGCCCCGCCTCCTTCTGGAATGATTGACACCCCTAGTCTCCCACCAGCCCCTTGTCTCTGTTAACGGGCTTTGCTTTCCCATCCCATCCCTGTGCCCTGTCCTCGCCCTGTGGAGAGTGGATTAGAAGCCGCAGATGTTGGGGCGTCCCTGCGTACCCCTCTTCGTGGCCAAAAATTTTGCACACATGCGGGATGGACTCCTGCTCGCTATCAGTATTCTGCTTTTCATAAATGCCTTTCTTTCCCACTTGAGCTATGAATCAgcagaaagagtgtgagaggaaaaggaagaaaagagactTTTCAGTCCTGTTGCCTttattaatgatgatgatgatagaaCAGTATTGGAAAGGAGCTCTAGGAGCTATGATGTTATTGTCattatctctgtgtctttttatgTCCCAGTGTGCACTATGTGGACAAATGTGGACAGCAGGCTTAGAATGAAACCTTTAGAATGGATGATGTCATTGAGTCTCAGGGGTTCCGGAACATGAAAATAATACCAATACTCTGAATGAGGCTAAGGCTAAAATAAAATTAGTGCTACCAAGTTTTGCATGCTCAATAATATCCATTTTAAAGGTTTCAGTTCTATAGCTGCCTCCCTATATTGTGAGCTGCTTGATGAATGCATGACAGATAATGTATTCTGATTGGTTCCTACTTGGTTTTAACAAGTTCATAGTATTTCTTTGCCTTTGGATTATTGTTTCTTTGTGGCATCTGTTGGATATAGTCACACAAATAGGATGGGTTTCTCCTTTGAAACCTGGACGGAGCTGTCAACCCCACTGTTTAGTCGTACAGTTCAGTTGCACTTTCTAGTGGGCCGACAGAGTCTGATAGTGTGTACTGAACAAACAACTGATGCACTATTATaatctcctttttcttctcgtGTTTGCATTGGCACAAATATGAATGACatatgtctttgttgttgttttatatatatatattatgttttgtaacacaaagcaaaagaaatgtCCATTTGGTGtgaaagaaagatgagaaatgttaatttactctctctctttgttaacTGAAACAAAGTTCGAACTCGTGTACTCGTGTAATGCTGTGAAGCTAAAGAATGTGTGACAGTAGAGGTATCGTTCCAATGATTCAgtgcactgtacacacacacacacacacacacaccacagattcAATCTTCAAGCATTTCAACTAATAACTTGCACATGGcctctcaccaaaaaaaaagaaaaaaaaaaaacactaaaactgtTCTTAGGAGTGCATTCACATTTATGTTGAATCTAATCTGTTAAATCCGTATTCCTAATCTCCCTGTCTGCACTTCAACGTACTCCGGCTAGCTgccaactctttttttttccccccacattgGTTCCAGATCTCTTTCCTTTGTTGGTTCTGTTGTGCTTTCAGTGGTGTGATATGTGCCATATTTGTATTCCTCGCTGTGTGTAGCTCTCCCAATTAACTCTGTAACATTTCAGTTCTTTAAACAAACACTCCATCTCACTGACACTCGAACCTAGCATTAAATGACCAATGGCAGAGCACTTGTAAATGTTCTCATTTCTTTATGCTGAATATTTGTTCACTGCCAAAGAATTCTCTACATTCAGAAGTCAACAAataaattattatcattatccgTCATGGAAATGTTCTTTTATAATTAAATTTTACTTCATGAATTAAAAGGAGAAACTCTGAACTAGTGGCAATACTGTGAATGCTGAGTCATTCTTGTAAAATCCTTACGTTTCTACTGAAATGACTGCCAGCTTTAAGTTGTCCAGTTGCTCTTTATGAAGGGAAAGAGTCTAGCAGGGCTAAGAGCACGGTAGAAGGCTTCCACCTTGTGGTGAAATTTAATATTGCTTCTCGGCGTCGTATGGCTCCGTGAAGTCTCTGTAGAGCTGTCAGATGAGCAAGTAGGAAGCGGTTTATGTTAAGTCATAGCCTTTGCGAACAAGATTTCGATGTCCACAGTCGTTTCCCAATAGTTATGAAAGCTTAAATTTCATCGTCTCTTAAGGACCAAACGCTGAcgaaaaaaatgtatgaatgatCACAGGGCATACCCGCTGAAAGTGTAACTTCTGAGGTAAATCATGATTTCTTAAGCCTTTAACGACTCTTCTTTAAAAGCTTGCTTTTGGTAATGCTTTAAATAAAACTTTGAAATACTTGAAAGGAAACAACACCGATCACTTTAAATGAGTAGAGACAACAAAACCCCTTAATTGACACAGACGGATACGCGATCCATGCAAAGAAAACCCTTCTGACTTTCCGTCTACGGTCATCACATTAATTGCACACAGATGGGCGAATAATGTAATCATGTACTGATTTATCGTCTTTAATTCGATACTCTGTATGTTAGACACAAGTATGAGAAAGTTCATCCTTGGTGACAGCATAGTGTTACTCATCAACACTAGGCCTAAAGGTTGCGAAATGATTTTGAAATTATTTCGTACAACTCCAACTGTATCAGTCGCAATTCACTCAACACAATAACCCCGTTCATAACACAGTGATTGGTTTTCCTCCATGAGCCCCGCCTACCCTTAGACCTTGACAAGTTGTGACTAGACTGAGTTTCTGCATTGTCGGGTAGCATTACTTTCTTTACGCAGGTCAGCGGAGGACAACGGAACTGAAATTGACAGGTCAGTCCCATAGGCCAAACGGTTTTAATGGAAAATTGTCGATGGAAAGCAACGTGATCTCTGTGTCGTTAACCTTCTCTGCTACAATGCGGTTTGTTGGCTGTTCTGTTGACCAACCAACAAGGCACGGTATCGTAAAGAATTGTGCTGCTTAACAGTTTCgttttaaatattcaaacataCTGTAATGGCCATTTGCAGAAACTGGCTTGGGAGCTGACACATAATTATCCAGTAACACGCACGTAACCCGTTCAGGATTTACTGTAAAATATAGTTAAGTTTGTTTACAATAATGGAAGTATCACAGTAAGCACATACTTGTAATAACGAAGCGGACATCCCTCTGTCGCCACAATTTCCAGTTCATTCTTTAGGGTATAGTGACTAACACACTCGATTCAGTCTGTGTCGCAACAAAGAAAATCCTCTGAAACTAGGGGAAAGTTGACTGGTATTGGTTCAAGCGCAGCGCTGGCTGTGAAAGGCTCAAAGGAGAATATGAGTTTAAaacttttctcattttctgttaGACTTCAAATTGCTTGTCAGCGCTCAGTGAGGCACGATAGTATGCTCAGTCgggattgggttttttttagaagattttttttcaaagcgtgaacaaacacacaaagaaataaatacgTGACATATGAATGGTAGGCTACAATACTTCGGAAAATGGTAGAATATTTTCCACACGGTTAGAATTCACGAGTTTCTGTAACAAATATCCACACATACCTCTCGCTCTCAGAGGATGTGACTTGTTGCACAAACGTTTTCGTATGAATCATCTATTTTTCTGGAAGTTTTGCTCGCTTGATGGCTTGATGTGAATGAAGAGTTCAAGTCGATGGTTTGTGTAGACAAGGCTACGCTATGCAAGCCTTTAGTGTTATCTAAGGTCAGGAAactcttgggggggggggggggttactcaGGGGGCTACCACTGCAGCACCGAAGTGTTATTGACAGCATTACTCAAATGAGCTAAAGATTTATGCAAAGGATTAATTGTTCTGTTGTTTAAACTGTTTAGAGAATCTGATATCAAGAATGGCAGATAATGGAAACGTGAAGGAGCCAAGTTaatacaaatgaatgaaaaaaacaaatacagtgtaatcTCACAGAAACATGTTGTGGCACTTCCTAATTTGTAGCAATTGTATCCAGTTCTGTTATCATCACTACGGTGAATATGAAAGTGTGAAACTTGTTGTTTTACATATTCCAtttgttatcattttttttctgtgtttggactATCCTACATGTCCCCCAGATGGATGTGCCCTAGTTAGGAATGAGTTGTCCATAAAAGATATCTATACGTTCTGGTATCTATATTTCTTTCCCATTATCAGATAGACTTTGCTCGTAATGTCATATGGGTATCATTCATAACTGACTTCTTCTGCCAGTCTGTCTCCCTGAACTCACATGGTGTTGTGAAAAGCTTAGTCAGAAAGTTCTAGTGACCTATTTTAATTGCCTTACGTCACTTTAAATACACATTGTATTTAAAGAATCGTTTAAGTTGCCAATTTAGGTTATTTAAAGACAAGTTAGCTCAGTGGTTTTTAAATTCTTTGTGGCCAGAACTGGACAGTTCTTTACTGTACCTCATTCCTGTCAAAACTGATACACTTTAGTCTGCTAATCCACATTCCCTTGAGAAAGTGTCAGATAAGCGTTAACGCCAGGCTATGTTGGAAATGCCGTCCAGTGGCTTCCTAAGACAGGATTTGAAAAGCACTGCATTAGCTAGGTCGCATGTGCCATACCATAACACGTTTCTTGCCTCTGGGCACTTTTCTGAAACTTCACAGTTGACTCATATTTAACCAGTTTCACATGGAACTTAGAACATTAAGACCAAGAACCATATGAGGTTGAACTATTCTTCCAGTTGGCTGGCTTAACCACTCTCAATAAACCGGACTTGTATTAAAACTCTTAGATCAGTGGGCTTAAAATTTGTACAATAGACTCATTCACTTTGCTTTTGTGCCACCTGTCTCGCCAGGATCTCAAATCAAGAATGGCTGATAACGCAAAGGTTGAAGAGCCAATAACACAGACAGCTTCTCTGACTGCCCATGAACCGCAGTCTGCACCGGAGGCACAGGTGAAAGACGCTTTATCCCGGGTTGACCTAATCTTCTCCCTTCCAAATATCCTGTAACATACCATTTTTGGACAGTcgtaaaatgaaaaggaataccatgtgtttttttttagctcatgAGGTCAATTCGCCACAGAACAGTTTTTGAAAGTTTGAATGAAAGCATTTTGAGGATCAAAACTGTCGTATTTTCGTGTATGTTTTCAGAGCGTAGTGACTCGTGTAGGGAACCTGCCCCTGGTGAGCTCAGCCTGTGAGATGGTCTCAAATGCATACAGCAGCACTAAGGACAATGTGCCTCTTCTGCGTGGGGTCATGGACGTTGCGGAGAGCGGGGTCCGCACTTTGGGCGGAGTTGCCAGTACGGGCTCCAAACCTCTGCTGGACAAGTTAGAGCCACAGAGTATGTATCATTCCACtgctcttgtctgtctgttaaaaACCTTTAGTCGTTTTACGAGGAATTACTGTTGATTTTCctcagttgccatggtgaacGAGTACGCCATGATGGGGCTGGACAAGATGGAGCAGAAACTTCCGGTCCTGCAGCAGCCGGCAGACAAGGTGAGGCCAAACACTCATACTCGGGCCAAGTGGAATTTACTCTGTCCTTGAGTAGAATTTCACCGTAAATCTTCAGGACTTTGACAGATTATGAAATTATGACCTCCTGCTGTTTATGTAACAACCTATTACTGTGCCCAGTATCTCTGCCATCATTTATTATGGCCATGTAGAGCTACAGTTTATCTCAGATCGTTTAGATATGACTCATCTTCGCTATCTCCCGTTAGCTGGTGTCAGACACCGTGGGAATGGTGTACCAGACTGTGACAGGAGCTAAGGAGGCCGTGATGGGAGCTGTAATGGGAGGTGTGGAGAAGACACGTGCGGTTGTAAGCAGCGGCATTAACACCGTTATGGACACGCGCATGGGTCACATGGTTAGCAGCGGGGTGAACATGGCTCTCAGTCGTTCAGAGGACTGGGTGGACCAAAATCTGCCCATCAGTGAGAAGGAGTTGGGTAAGTGAGAGAAGTTTACACTATAAGTTCAGAGACCAAGCACCCATAACTCCATCAGTGACTTATATTTTGAATGTCAACCTGAGTCACTTATATACTTATGTATTTTacccagtcatttttttttataattatgcATAAAACATCTAAAGCTGTGGTGTCTATATTGCTATGGTGATTTCTGGTTCCTACACAGCTGCTGTGGCAGAACCTGTACCGGACGCAGACAGCGGAGCGGTGACAAGTTCTCCCCCGAGCTATTTCGTCCGTCTGGGAAATTTATCCGCCAAGGTGCGGGAGCGCGCGCTTGAGCAGTCCCTAGTCAGAGCTCGTAACGCAAGGGACGCCACACACGCCGCAGTGACCCAGATCACCAGCTCTCTAGACCTGCTGGAGAGCGCCCGTTCCGCCTTGGCCAGCGCCAACCAGCAAATCAGTGGGGCTCCAGAACTGCTCCTCCAGCGCTGGAAGGAGTGGAAGGAAAGACAACCCCAAAATAAAGAGGGTCAGGTCACAGAGCAGGCAGAGGTGGATGGTACTCAAGACCAAGGACAGGTAGGGATGTTAGATTGATTTTTCAGCAtcgtgtttcttttttgccccCACTATCAATTTATTCTATAGAGTtattgtctgtgtgcatttcatTCTTTGATATAGTTTTGCTTTGATTCGATCATTAAGAGAGATGCTCGTCTTGCTGTTTCGTTAGGTGGATGAttcataattttattttgtaatgtgaGGTGCTTCAAATGTGATATCCTCTTCCTAAAATGTAATCCTATTAACGAGCTCCAAAACCATGCAGAGTTCAAACTGgtcactgtttgtgtctgtgtgtctgtgtgtgtttccactggTAGCAGTTGGAGTGGCGGACCCTGTCCATGGTTCGTGGTCTGAGTGAACAGCTGAAGTCAGCGTGTTCTGGTGTTGTGTCCAGCGCTCAGGGTCTCCCAGGGGCTGTACAGGAACAGCTACACAACGCTCGCCGGGCAGCCGAGGAGCTGCACTCATCGCTGGGAAACACCAGCACACTCCCACCCCATCTCCTGGAGCAGAGTCGGCAACAGCTGACGCAGGTACAGTCGTATGTCTGAGAGCCCACTCTTTATAATCGCATGTTGTTATTTCAATTatctttatgtgtttttatattttcttctgTGTTATTGCATCTATTGTACTCCTGACCTGTTCTTAACCATTTGCATTTTCCTTTGTGTAAAAGTGTCATACTATTTAAATTTGGTATGTGTACATCATTTTTGAGTATACTTTttgataacccccccccccccccccccgcccgcctCAAATATCTGTCATGTTCACAGGTTCGACAGTCTCTAGATGGGGTCATGGAGTATCTTCTTAATAACACGCCTTTAAATTGGCTGGTAGGGCCTTTTGCACCGCAgatcacagaaaaagagcagagtGGAGAACAGAATGATCCACCGACCCACAGCTGAAGAAAGACAGTGGTCTgccttaatgtgtttttgaatcCCATCTGGAATAACGAGAGAGCGCGGATGTATTATAATGCTGCGTAGTTTAACGGCAGTGTAGTGCAAACAAAGCACTTGTGAGTTCTTAATTATAGACAAATAAAGTCAAGGCTCTCTCTATGCCTTTATATGAAAGAGTATTACTTCTATTAATTACAGTATTGAAAAAATATTACAACTCTAGTTTATGGTACAGCTGCTTTTAATGAACATTGAAAATGTTATTGCTATAAATTTCTTTGAAGTGTATGCTACAGTAGACATTTTACGTCATggttaggaaaatatattataatatttattctAAAATGAGCCTTGCATTTGTAACAAACATCTGCCCAGTGGTTTCTCTTTATATTGCTTACAGCCACTTCTGTGTTTCTTCTGTGGCTAATTTAATAAAACGAGTAAcatattgaaatgaaatatgttgtCTGGActtttatgtgttttcatgtgctgaaaatgttcataaaaacaCGTACGGAATATTGgaatattattcattttataaaCTTCTGTGCTTCCAACACCAGGGAGTTGGTGTGCATCAGTGGACACAGTATATAGTATTTAGGTATTAAAACAGAAGGATCCCtcgttttatttttaacctttCCTTTTGCTTAGGGTCGAAAAAGTTTTCATGTCAGCATTAGTGATCACATAGTGACGATGTACCTGGTGAAAGAGTGTCAGCTGATCACGGTGAACACAACTGAAAATCTCCAGAACAAACTGAGAACTGaagcaaacaaaatgaattacCGTATTATAAAATTCGTTATACAACAATTTAAAAAGCGGATAGGTAAAGACAACGTCCACGTAGTGCCATACTGTGCCTTCGTCCAACATTCAATTTATTTCGAGAGTCCGCAACATTTGTGAGGGGTAAAAAgaaaattttcaaaagaaatgagagacattACCATCCAGGGGTAAACAA containing:
- the plin3 gene encoding mannose-6-phosphate receptor binding protein 1 isoform X1 — translated: MADNAKVEEPITQTASLTAHEPQSAPEAQSVVTRVGNLPLVSSACEMVSNAYSSTKDNVPLLRGVMDVAESGVRTLGGVASTGSKPLLDKLEPQIAMVNEYAMMGLDKMEQKLPVLQQPADKLVSDTVGMVYQTVTGAKEAVMGAVMGGVEKTRAVVSSGINTVMDTRMGHMVSSGVNMALSRSEDWVDQNLPISEKELAAVAEPVPDADSGAVTSSPPSYFVRLGNLSAKVRERALEQSLVRARNARDATHAAVTQITSSLDLLESARSALASANQQISGAPELLLQRWKEWKERQPQNKEGQVTEQAEVDGTQDQGQQLEWRTLSMVRGLSEQLKSACSGVVSSAQGLPGAVQEQLHNARRAAEELHSSLGNTSTLPPHLLEQSRQQLTQVRQSLDGVMEYLLNNTPLNWLVGPFAPQITEKEQSGEQNDPPTHS
- the plin3 gene encoding mannose-6-phosphate receptor binding protein 1 isoform X2 translates to MADNAKVEEPITQTASLTAHEPQSAPEAQSVVTRVGNLPLVSSACEMVSNAYSSTKDNVPLLRGVMDVAESGVRTLGGVASTGSKPLLDKLEPQIAMVNEYAMMGLDKMEQKLPVLQQPADKLVSDTVGMVYQTVTGAKEAVMGAVMGGVEKTRAVVSSGINTVMDTRMGHMVSSGVNMALSRSEDWVDQNLPISEKELAAVAEPVPDADSGAVTSSPPSYFVRLGNLSAKVRERALEQSLVRARNARDATHAAVTQITSSLDLLESARSALASANQQISGAPELLLQRWKEWKERQPQNKEGQVTEQAEVDGTQDQGQLEWRTLSMVRGLSEQLKSACSGVVSSAQGLPGAVQEQLHNARRAAEELHSSLGNTSTLPPHLLEQSRQQLTQVRQSLDGVMEYLLNNTPLNWLVGPFAPQITEKEQSGEQNDPPTHS